The following coding sequences lie in one Salvelinus fontinalis isolate EN_2023a chromosome 21, ASM2944872v1, whole genome shotgun sequence genomic window:
- the LOC129818582 gene encoding rab11 family-interacting protein 1-like has product MSLSDQSQQWYPTSVQVTVLQARSLRIKGKNGTNDSYAIMQVAKDKFATSVAEKSVAPVWTEEATFELPLFHNGNTEKCTLHVHVMHRALVGSDKLLGHAVINLLELSEVKSRNKTEWHKLLDKAGKPDKDRGEVLVDIQFMKNNLTASMFDLSATDKPRSRLGKFKDKVRGKKKEGLSDSASAVVPSFTQVLTDSEGEEEGGGGADKKEKKKKNKLKSLFSPKSNLQRHGLSQSMSVLGPLPEKNSSLSGSPSGLNEDSSEGKNKFKFLTHKRTGSSDSKASQGSLSLGRSKIPAPLAEQSNLCINGSHVYTEHTQPRSARTGSTFSLASSGHGSMEDLRRAQGRKSSSTSMDSLTALKQPSPWAEVESSRAEEEEERVKMDEMKRKEEQERKKLDEEERMNEEQEKRRIGKELERLRFEEERIRIEEEKMRFEKEEKTRMEEQENRKRMEEEKIRVEEESRMMEERKRRLKEEGEERVKKKEQEMIRLQEEEKTRMEEQENRKRMEEEKIRVEEESRMMEERKRRLKEEGEERVKKKEQEMIRLQEEQERWEEEERMRREEHERMKREDRLRKEDERKMREVEERLKREKEERIEEEERIRREQEEDMQRREERERKIREEEERVKREQDRLREEERRVREEEERVRKAEEDSLREEMGIKRTEEERIKREEEDRLRKEEEERKIRKEEERIRRLEEEMLRKEEEERKTRKERLRKEEAETMRLEEERGNEQERRDKEQKERFRVEEENMKKEELRQEEKRRNAQMEEEQRREEVEKQMEEGQRREEVEKQMEQNSEAKVTVCNNPFEEVSPTSSFDDTASNNLFEENAMTTTGPISCRINKVSAVKPRPSSWGNPSKPAISSSPLSSSSPELESSMDSPRGARETGDAIDPSTDLMEKKDPALVAPNNQRWARKDNWSSKSHCATPTLAKTKPTKPPPPLRRQSSTSLVGSGDDQGGVSGKDHSSVRQDKGPAPLPPDNQRWAHEDNWPSKSNPDSATPTLTQKTSTKPQPPPRRHSATSLVGSEYDQHLNESVSQDDSSVRRDKRPAPLPPDRPNQAPSQTQRDQSMTCVNQGHEDRVGASMSKVSQRVAQMITPLRSSSTAPTEHISGSQSSTHHGNQAEEPMPSATGGLMVAKHNKGPAPSRPQHLPGKTMSTADVLDEQSNTEEHESSVQFGPNNPFAEDCRMEKSSGRSEDQSLTGERQESLDSHNQQSCTSTDADLGPFQKRVVGDTTELPAPDVRPAEDVSCPTKSTSAKRARAPLPPVKITSTFREEEAGKQSSGKLQSPAAPTSSKLSSGNWVRKQNGGVGVALPCVTLAQPPCFPSPAPSSLPHPEPLKGSGGKRDCPPQTTSSVPGQKTLLHAGALPSITEQCSGEEAGGRGDRSASSTRRPHPVKPLSSLENQPASNIHEGQAGKSTGILGGLQEKIQVKDTVVKGPYSQLTQEELISLVVKQQEQLSKRDDKIKELEQYIDNLLVRIIEEQPSILMTMNSLK; this is encoded by the exons ATGTCTCTATCGGACCAGAGCCAACAGTGGTATCCCACCAGCGTACAGGTAACTGTGCTTCAGGCAAGAAGCCTGAGGATAAAGGGAAAAAATGGCACCAACGACTCATACGCCATCATGCAAGTGGCCAAGGATAAATTCGCTACATCGGTGGCAGAAAAGAGCGTGGCACCGGTGTGGACAGAGGAGGCCACGTTCGAGCTGCCGCTCTTCCACAACGGTAACACAGAGAAGTGTACGTTGCATGTCCACGTAATGCACCGGGCTCTCGTGGGATCGGACAAGTTGCTCGGGCACGCAGTCATCAACCTGTTGGAGCTCAGCGAGGTTAAATCCCGCAATAAGACTGA ATGGCATAAGCTGTTGGATAAGGCAGGCAAGCCAGACAAAGACAGGGGAGAGGTGCTGGTGGACATCCAGTTTATGAAGAACAACCTGACAGCCAGCATGTTCGACCTCTCTGCTACAGACAAGCCGCGCTCCCGCCTGGGCAAGTTCAAGGACAAGGTTCGAGGCAAGAAGAAGGAGGGTCTGTCAGACTCGGCGTCTGCCGTGGTGCCGTCCTTCACCCAGGTTCTGACGGAcagcgagggagaggaggaaggggggggagGTGCAGACAAAAAAGagaaaaagaagaaaaacaaGCTGAAGTCTCTGTTTTCTCCCAAGTCTAATCTGCAGCGTCACGGACTGTCGCAATCCATGTCTGTCCTGGGCCCTCTGCCTGAGAAGAACTCCTCACTGAGTGGCAGCCCCTCGGGCCTCAACGAGGACTCCTCTGAAG GTAAAAATAAATTCAAGTTTCTGACCCATAAACGCACAGGCAGTTCCGACAGTAAGGCTTCTCAGGGCTCCTTGTCTCTAGGGCGCTCGAAGATCCCTGCCCCGCTTGCAGAGCAGAGTAACCTGTGCATCAACGGCAGTCACGTGTACACAGAACATACCCAGCCCCGGAGCGCACGCACCGGCTCCACCTTCAGCCTTGCCAGCTCAGGCCACGGTTCCATGGAAGACCTACGCAGGGCCCAGGGCCGTAAGAGCTCCAGCACCTCCATGGACTCTCTCACAGCCCTGAAGCAGCCCTCACCCTGGGCAGAGGTGGAGAGCAGcagggcagaggaggaggaagaaagagtTAAGATGGATGAGATGAAGAGAAAGGAAGAGCAGGAGAGAAAGAAGTTAGATGAGGAAGAGAGGATGAATGAGGAACAAGAGAAAAGGAGGATTGGGAAGGAGTTAGAAAGACTTAGGTTTGAGGAGGAGAGGATACGGATTGAAGAGGAGAAGATGAGGTTTGAGAAGGAAGAGAAAACGAGGATGGAGGAGCAGGAAAACAgaaagaggatggaggaggaaaAGATTAGGGTTGAGGAGGAAAGTAGAATgatggaagagaggaagaggagactgaaggaggagggagaggagagggtaaagAAGAAAGAACAGGAAATGATTAGGTTACAGGAGGAAGAGAAAACGAGGATGGAGGAGCAGGAAAACaggaagaggatggaggaggaaaAGATTAGGGTTGAGGAGGAAAGTAGAATgatggaagagaggaagaggagactgaaggaggagggagaggagagggtaaagAAGAAAGAACAGGAAATGATTAGGTTACAGGAGGAACAAGAGAGGTGGGAAGAAGAGGAAAGGATGAGGAGAGAAGAGCATGAAAGAATGAAGAGGGAGGATAGACTGAGGAAGGAGGACGAGAGGAAAATGAGGGAGGTGGAGGAAAGAttgaagagggagaaagaggagaggattgaGGAGGAAGAAAGGATTAGGAGAGAACAAGAGGAAGATATGCAAAGAAGGGAGGAACGGGAGAGGAAGATcagggaggaggaagaaagagtgaagagagaacaggataggctgagagaggaggagagaagagtgagggaggaggaagaaaggGTGAGGAAGGCCGAGGAAGATAGCCTGAGAGAGGAAATGGGGataaagaggacagaggaggaaagaattaagagagaagaggaggataggctgagaaaggaggaagaggagaggaagatcaggaaggaggaagagaggataaggagattagaggaggagatgttgagaaaggaggaagaggagaggaagaccaggaaggagaggctgaggaaGGAGGAAGCAGAAACAATGAGGCTTGAAGAAGAAAGGGGAAATgaacaggagaggagggataagGAGCAGAAAGAAAGATTTAGGGTGGAGGAAGAAAATATGAAAAAAGAGGAGTTGAGACaggaagagaaaaggagaaaTGCACAGATGGAGGAAGAGCAAAGGCGTGAGGAAGTTGAGAAGCAGATGGAGGAAGGGCAAAGGCGTGAGGAAGTTGAGAAGCAGATGGAGCAGAATAGCGAGGCAAAGGTCACCGTGTGCAATAATCCTTTTGAGGAAGTCTCTCCCACCAGTTCATTTGATGACACCGCTTCAAATAATCTGTTTGAGGAGAACGCTATGACCACCACTGGACCCATCAGCTGCCGGATAAATAAAGTATCAGCAGTCAAGCCAAg ACCCTCTTCATGGGGGAACCCTTCAAAGCCTGCTATATCTTCCAGCCCCTTATCATCCTCGTCTCCTGAACTGGAGAGTTCTATGGACTCCCCCAGAGGCGCTAGGGAAACCGGAGACGCTATTGACCCGTCTACTGATCTGATGGAGAAGAAAGACCCTGCCCTTGTGGCTCCCAACAATCAGCGCTGGGCTCGTAAGGACAACTGGTCTAGTAAATCTCATTGTGCCACACCTACCCTCGCTAAAACAAAGCCAACAAAACCGCCCCCTCCCCTCAGACGTCAATCTTCCACGTCATTGGTGGGAAGTGGGGATGACCAGGGGGGTGTTAGTGGTAAGGACCATTCCAGTGTCAGACAGGATAAGGGACCTGCTCCACTGCCTCCAGACAACCAGCGATGGGCTCATGAGGACAACTGGCCCAGTAAGTCCAACCCTGATTCTGCCACTCCTACCCTCACCCAAAAAACGTCAACAAAACCGCAGCCTCCTCCAAGACGCCACTCTGCCACGTCATTGGTGGGAAGCGAATATGACCAGCACTTAAATGAGAGTGTTAGTCAGGATGATTCCAGTGTCAGGAGGGACAAGCGTCCTGCTCCACTGCCTCCTGACAGACCAAACCAGGCTCCAAGCCAGACACAGAGGGACCAGAGTATGACCTGTGTCAATCAGGGACATGAGGACAGAGTGGGTGCCTCCATGTCCAAGGTTTCTCAACGTGTGGCACAGATGATCACACCACTGAGATCTTCCTCCACAGCTCCAACAGAACACATCAGTGGAAGCCAGAGCTCTACCCACCATGGGAACCAAGCAGAGGAACCCATGCCATCAGCCACTGGGGGGTTGATGGTTGCGAAACACAATAAAGGTCCAGCACCCTCCAGGCCCCAGCACCTTCCAGGGAAGACAATGTCAACAGCTGATGTGTTAGATGAGCAATCAAATACTGAGGAACATGAATCTTCGGTTCAGTTTGGTCCAAATAATCCCTTTGCAGAAGACTGCAGAATGGAGAAGTCCTCTGGACGCAGTGAAGATCAGAGTCTAACTGGTGAGCGTCAGGAGAGCCTGGACTCTCACAATCAACAGAGTTGTACCTCCACAGATGCAGATCTAGGTCCGTTTCAGAAGCGTGTGGTTGGGGACACAACTGAGCTTCCAGCGCCAGATGTTCGGCCAGCTGAGGATGTCTCCTGTCCCACCAAAAGCACATCAGCGAAGCGGGCCCGTGCTCCCTTGCCTCCAGTGAAGATAACATCCACATTTAGAGAGGAGGAAGCTGGTAAACAGAGTTCTGGAAAACTACAAAGCCCAGCGGCTCCCACTTCGAGTAAGCTTTCCTCAGGTAACTGGGTAAGAAAGCAGAATGGCGGGGTGGGTGTGGCACTACCGTGTGTTACCCTTGCCCAGCCCCCATGTTTCCCCTCACCTGCCCCCTCCTCCTTACCCCACCCTGAGCCCCTGAAGGGATCAGGGGGCAAGAGAGACTGCCCTCCCCAGACAACAAGCTCTGTCCCTGGCCAGAAGACCCTGCTTCATGCTGGAGCTCTGCCCTCCATTACAGAGCAGTGCAGTGGAGAGGaagcaggagggagaggggacaggTCTGCCTCAAGCACACGCAG GCCACACCCAGTAAAGCCCTTGAGTTCCCTGGAAAACCAGCCAGCCTCCAACATCCATGAGGGACAGGCTGGTAAATCTACAGGGATCCTCGGTGGTCTTCAAGAGAAGATACAG